The window CATCATTAAACCATACTAAGTGAAGAATCCCACCAATATCCATATAATAGAAATAAGGTGACTGTGCTGCTTCATTAAATTGGATTGGTATATTGTTTTCTGCTGCAATTAGTATCGCATTATCATTTGCTATAGCAGTAGCCCCTGTAGCGCCTGGAACATAAGGAAGTGTCCAATCATAACCGAGTGTGGTGATTCCCAGGAAAAAGACTTCAGATGGAATAATACTAACGACGTAGTCCAATAATTCTCTTAAAACATTAACCGGAAAAATTGAGCTTGGGTAGCTATAAGATCTGGCCCAATCATAGGAAGCAAACACAATTCCATTTACATATTCAGAAAATTGTGAATAGTCCAGCTTTTCAAAACTGACTCTAGGTCCATCAATATTCATAACTGGTGTTGTGGTTACTAATACTCTGTAACCTTCTGAATGAAATATCGCAGAAGCTTTTTTTATGTATTCTACAATTTTATTTAGGTTTTCCGATGTAATATCTTCGATATACATATTTATTCCATAATAACCCTTTGTTTTCAGCATCTGAAGAATATTATCAATGAGGCGATCCTGCACAATAGGGTCATTTAAAATATTGTAGGTTATTTCACGAATAATTGTTCCTTCTTCCGTAATCGTAGAAACAAACATCATAGGTGCAACGCCATAAGCTTTAGCCAGCTGAACCAGTTCGGCGTCGTTATCAATGGAGATAATTTCTCCCTCACTTGTGGCTCTGTAATTGAATATGGTCAGATATGATAAAAAAGGAAGCGTTTTTATTAAAACGGATTTATCTATATAAGAAAAGGTATAACCACTAGTGGCAATCGTTCTTGACTTGTTTGTCTGGTATTTTATCACAATGGTTTCACCGGAGTATAAAAAATCTCTATCAGAAAGATAGGGATTATTCCTTAATAATTCCATGGGTGAAACACCGTACTTCTCTGCTATACTTTCCAAAGTATCGCCGATTTGGACGGTGTATAGTATTTCTGGTTGAACAATCACAATGGTTTGGCCAATTGCTAAATTGTCAGAGTTTGTTATTCCGTTTTCCAATATTAATCTGTAAACGGGGATATTATAATACTCTGATATTGAATTGATGGTTTCACCGGGTTGTACAACATGTATGACCATGATCCCTCCGAATGATCTTATTAATCCTAAAATGTATATGCTGTGGCCTGTAATATCATACCAAGTGGAGATTTATTAATTTAGATGGTTAATTTTCAGTGATAGCAGCAGGCCACCTCGCA of the Lacrimispora indolis DSM 755 genome contains:
- a CDS encoding LysM peptidoglycan-binding domain-containing protein; the protein is MVIHVVQPGETINSISEYYNIPVYRLILENGITNSDNLAIGQTIVIVQPEILYTVQIGDTLESIAEKYGVSPMELLRNNPYLSDRDFLYSGETIVIKYQTNKSRTIATSGYTFSYIDKSVLIKTLPFLSYLTIFNYRATSEGEIISIDNDAELVQLAKAYGVAPMMFVSTITEEGTIIREITYNILNDPIVQDRLIDNILQMLKTKGYYGINMYIEDITSENLNKIVEYIKKASAIFHSEGYRVLVTTTPVMNIDGPRVSFEKLDYSQFSEYVNGIVFASYDWARSYSYPSSIFPVNVLRELLDYVVSIIPSEVFFLGITTLGYDWTLPYVPGATGATAIANDNAILIAAENNIPIQFNEAAQSPYFYYMDIGGILHLVWFNDARSIDARAELVAEYNLQGLSLWTIMRFDTQMWFIINNKYYIEKVSVINIET